The Apium graveolens cultivar Ventura chromosome 6, ASM990537v1, whole genome shotgun sequence genome contains a region encoding:
- the LOC141666542 gene encoding protein VAC14 homolog, with amino-acid sequence MADGGTAIPASVIRNLSDKLYEKRKNAALEVEGVVKQLTVLGDHDKITAVINLVTNEFTYSPQANHRKGGLIGLAAVTVGLTSEAAQHLEQIVPPVINSFSDQDSRVRYYACEALYNIAKVVRGEFIVFFNQIFDALCKLSADSDANVQSAAHLLDRLVKDIVTESDQFSIEEFIPLLRERMNVLNPYVRQFLVGWITVLDSVPDIDMLGFLPDFLDGLFNMLSDSSHEIRQQADSALSEFLQEIKNSPSVDYGRMAEILVQRAASADEFTRLTAITWINEFVKLGGNQLVPYYADILGAILPCIADKEEKIRVVVRETNEELRTIKAHPVEGFDVGAILSIARSQLSSEWEATRIEALHWMSALLNRHRDKVLTFLNDVCDTLLKALSDPSDAVVLLVLEVHAVIAREPKHFRQLVVFLVHNFRIDNSLLEKRGALIIRRLCVLLDAERVYLELSTILEGESDLDFASIMVQALNFILLTSTELSHLRDLLKISLVNTAGKDLYLALYASWCHSPMAIISLCLLSQTYQHATSVIQSLVEEDINVKFLVQLDKLINLMETPTFAFLRLQLLEPGKHIWLLKSLYGLLMLLPQQSAAFKILRTRLKTVPSYRFSGDQINGSLSGNPYANKYYMTSGSHVPEDGEIDEDAHNSQSGMNFPARLQQFNQMQHQHRMLSRSGAPASNNSMLASKDVQSPEEAPRPSMVPEIKRPPSRSALRGPGQR; translated from the exons ATGGCGGACGGTGGCACTGCGATTCCTGCTTCTGTTATCCGCAATTTATCTGATAAGCTTTACGAAAAGCGAAAAAACGCTGCGTTAGAG GTGGAAGGAGTTGTGAAGCAACTCACTGTGCTGGGAGATCACGACAAGATTACGGCTGTGATTAATTTGGTTACGAATGAGTTTACGTATTCGCCTCAGGCGAATCATAGGAAG GGAGGATTGATTGGCTTGGCTGCAGTGACGGTGGGACTGACTTCTGAAGCTGCACAGCATTTGGAG CAAATTGTACCACCAGTGATTAATTCTTTCTCCGATCAAGATAGTAGAGTTCGGTATTATGCGTGTGAAGCTCTATATAACATTGCTAAG GTTGTAAGGGGTGAATTCATCGTGTTCTTTAATCAGATCTTTGATGCTTTATGTAAACTTTCAGCAGACTCGGATGCCAATGTACAGAGTGCTGCTCATCTCTTAGATAGGCTTGTGAAG GACATTGTCACGGAGAGTGACCAATTCAG CATTGAAGAATTTATACCATTATTGCGGGAGCGCATGAATGTCCTCAATCCTTATGTCCGCCAGTTCTTGGTAGGATGGATTACTGTATTGGACAGTGTTCCAGATATTGATATGTTGGGTTTTCTTCCTGATTTTCTTGATG GCCTGTTTAATATGTTAAGTGATTCGAGCCATGAAATACGACAACAAGCTGATTCTGCACTATCCGAGTTTCTTCAAGAGATTAAAAACTCTCCA TCTGTAGATTATGGTCGCATGGCTGAAATACTTGTTCAGAGGGCAGCTTCCGCAGATGAATTTACTCGATTGACTGCCATTACTTGG ATAAATGAGTTTGTGAAACTTGGTGGGAACCAGCTTGTTCCATACTATGCTGATATTCTAGGTGCCATTTTGCCTTGCATAGCCGATAAAGAAGAAAAAATACGAGTG GTTGTTCGTGAAACTAATGAAGAACTTCGCACTATAAAGGCTCATCCAGTAGAAGGATTTGATGTGGGTGCAATTCTCTCTATCGCAAGGAG CCAGTTGTCAAGTGAATGGGAGGCTACTCGAATTGAAGCATTGCACTGGATGTCAGCCTTGTTAAATAGACATCGGGATAAG GTTCTAACTTTTCTGAACGATGTTTGTGACACTCTTCTGAAGGCACTATCAGACCCATCCGATGCG GTTGTGCTGCTGGTGCTCGAGGTGCATGCAGTGATAGCGAGAGAACCAAAGCATTTTCGGCAGCTTGTTGTATTTTTAGTCCATAATTTTCGTATTGACAATTCTTTGCTAGAAAA ACGCGGTGCTTTGATAATACGTCGACTTTGTGTACTTCTGGATGCTGAAAGAGTTTACCTTGAGCTGTCCACAATACTCGAGGGTGAATCTGACCTGGATTTTGCATCTATTATGGTTCAG GCtttgaattttattttacttACTTCAACCGAGTTATCACACCTTCGAGATCTATTAAAAATATCCTTGGTCAATACAGCTGGAAAAGACTTGTATCTTGCCTTGTATGCTTCGTGGTGCCATTCACCCATGGCAATAATCAGTCTTTGCTTATTATCTCAG ACTTACCAGCATGCAACTTCTGTCATCCAGTCTCTGGTTGAAGAGGATATAAATGTTAAGTTTTTGGTTCAGCTGGACAAACTAATTAATCTAATGGAGACTCCAACATTCGCATTTCTTAGATTGCAG CTGCTGGAACCTGGAAAACACATATGGCTGCTGAAATCCTTGTATGGTCTTCTTATGCTGTTACCTCAG CAAAGTGCAGCCTTCAAAATTCTACGGACTCGACTAAAAACAGTACCATCCTATCGTTTTAGTGGAGACCAAATCAACGGATCATTGTCAGGAAATCCTTATGCAAATAAATATTACATGACCAGCGGATCTCATGTTCCTGAGGATGGCGAAATTGATGAAGATGCACATAATTCACAAAGTGGAATGAACTTTCCTGCAAGGTTGCAGCAGTTTAATCAAATGCAGCATCAACATCGTATGCTTTCCAGATCTGGAGCACCAGCCAGCAACAATTCGATGTTGGCATCTAAG